The sequence below is a genomic window from Scatophagus argus isolate fScaArg1 chromosome 8, fScaArg1.pri, whole genome shotgun sequence.
GTCATGTGACTATTGGAGCTTTGATCCAATCCCGTAAGGAAGACAAGATAGCCAGTCCTTTTTGCTTGTAGTCTAATTGAACGGTACAATAGTTAGtaatctgtttattttacttccATTCAATTAAATGCTAAGTGGTACAGATAAACATCTCTTTCATAGTGGTGCTCCTCAGCCAGCCGGGTATATGTGGATTAAAAGGACCTTTTGTACGGTTGCTGTTTCAGGTGCGAGCCCATCAGTTGGTGCTGCCGCCCTGTGAGGTGGTGATCAAAGCCGTCTCAGAGTACGTCTCCTCCATCAAAGACCTGGGAAACCTCGACGCCATCGCCAGAGATGTCTTCAAACAGTCACAGGTAGGATATAACTACACgctgacttttttttcagtgatttctACTGTTTAGATTTTGTCAACCGCTTTATTGGATTACCATAAAGGATATGCTAGTAGCATACTTTCGACCTTGTATACCTGTTGCTGATGGATAAATAGGTCGGTACTAAGGGCACTTCGGTTGATCAACCATAGAACCTTAATGGTTGATATTCATTAGAAATAATTTGATTAATGGTCTCTATGAAGATCAGATGACCATGCAAGGCAGTTTCTCTTTGCGTTGGTAAAATGCCACAGCAGACTGCAGGGTTTGACCCCATTATCTCCGACAGAATCCTGAGCCAACCGGACTACAGAATATGTGAATGGGACAAACTCACTATCatcaaatgacaaactgaactgagtgTTGACCACATCAGCGCACATCTTCTCATGTTGTTTCTCTATCTATCATCTCTgatctgctgctctgcatgaGCCCTACAAAACATATGAGagttgtgaaatgtttttgtggcATTCTCCATCTATTCCCTCAGTCACAAATGGCTCCTGTCAGGACCTCGCTAATATGTTGTGCTAGTCAATCCGAGGGGACAAATCTATGTTGAAGTCAGCAGGAGGAGAGctagttagctgttagcagctggtgagcagcagagccttgcagtgtgtttggctaaGGGAGCTAACTGCTTACAGCAgagctaaacacacagcaggaatgAGAGTTTGTATTCAGAGGAACATGAAGCATTAAACACTGAACTGTATTTTAATGTGCCAACACAAAAAGTTAACAGTAAATGTACTGAGGTGCTATAGTTTGGATGTAAAAGTACTTTGAGCTTGGAGTTGCAGACACTTTACAGTGTGTAAAGTGTGTACATTTGACCAAACAtgtcagagatgaaagtaaGCAGACAGAAGCAGTGGCCAAGTCGTCGAGTCTCGGCTTCAAGACAAAGACTGAGGCCCAAAATTTTTAACAAGTTCTGTCTTAAGAAATTCTGTGACCGTTTATTGtcttaattctgttttttgggtttttttgcagtttacagtaaagaaagaacattttaattGGTGATCAGGATCTGCTGATACTGCTTCCAGCGATCAGCGTTCAGCCTTAGTCTTTACTGTTGACACAAGACCTGAGTCAGCATGTGCACTTCCTCACACATCAGGGCTAAACCAGTGAATTACACCACACCTTATATAAATCCATGTACTTAACGTGGTTATCGAGTTTCACTTCATcagaagcagctgctgcagtgattaCACTGgtttacacattaaaatgtgtgtttgcacatgtatAATAGTCTCAAGTCATGCTTCATTATCATTTCACAAAATACTTTGTCCAGAGAaagatgaaacatgacatgaactgtaatttttttaGATAACACTAACAAGGCGGAACTTAATACGACTGCAACCGTAGTCTCGTAgttgtttcatcttttttgtcCTCTTCCTTGTGAGGGAAAGTATCATAGTAATTCCTCTTTGTTATGGTAAggattttgtgtctttttttgtcgCGTTTCACAGTAGGGCTGCCACTAgtggttattttcattattaattcatGTGTTGGTTATTTTCACagctaatcaattaatcatttagtcgacaaaatttttttctttgtccaacCGGcagcccaaaacccaaagactcttcatttactatcataaaaATAAGCAAGGagtgattttcttttgatcaactACTCAGTTAATCAGCTGATCGTGGCAGCTCTGTATGAAACTAAACTGAATATCCTTCTTGGTGTTGGACTGATTGCTAGATAAAAGAGACAATTTGAAGATGAAGTCCATGATATTAATTTACTATTTAGCCAGTGTCACCAAATTAAATCGACTTGCAGACAACATAATGCTTTCTTTGCTTCATTTCCAGTCTCGAATGGAAGACAAGGTGGAGCGATTCAAGAAAGCGGTGGAGTATTTCTCAGCTGCCTCCAAACCACGCTCGCCCAACATGGGGCCTTCCTCGTTCATCTGTGAGTAGCGAACTGCTTAGGGAACACGTTAAGAAAATAGAACCAATAGCCGACATCATTATATAATCATTTTTGGCTTAGTGGATATGCATTTATGAAGAAAATCTATTTAcatccttgtttttttgtgtgtgtgtgtccctgtttaGTACCTGGGTTTGGACCCAATCCGTTTGGGGGACCACCTGGCCACATGGGACCGATGCAGCCTGGAAAGAATCAGGTAGATTTCTTGGTGATCCTTTGTCctctttggtgtgtgtgtgtgtgtaatttgttctctgctctgcatgaatgtgcatgCAGCAATGTGGATTAAGTTTTTTGCTCTTTGGAATCCCTTTGTGGCATGTGCTCATTTAGGGGAAAACTGGccaaagggagggagagggggatgCACTTCTGTCCATCCTAAATCCTCTCACCGCTCTTGATTGGATGCTTCTAGTTTGATCTGAAATAAAATAGGACAGTATTAGAACCCGTCCCTGAGACATCTtgtcctccctcccctctttctctcctgtgcTGCTTCTTCTCTTGTCTGTTCCTatgcttcttttcttcctttgccAATCcgttttcctctcctctcctctcactcctcctcctacaGTTCCCTCTCCCCCAGGTTCCTGGGCTAAAGCCACCCTATCAAAATGCTCCATATGGACCTGGCTCCACCCCTCTGTTCCAGAACCCGCCGCCGCCGTCCCAGGACTGCAACGACTCACTGACAGGCAAGATGGGCttttctgattggtcagctccATATGATTCCACTCAGGGGGGAAGTCGATTACCCAATCATCACACCAGCACTCAGTCTGGTCCCTCTCCGTCTCCTTCCTCATCATCAGATGGAGATGAACCCAACGACAGCAACACAaagtaagacagagagagaaatgttctGTTTACACCACAGAAACTGTTAGCTCCTTATTTAGATGTAAGTGCAAACAGAGAGGTTAGCTTTTACACTCTGGTTCATCATATTTCTGGGAAACAGAGACTTTTGTGATATATACAGATGTGCTTTTCAGTGATGTTGGTGACATGTCTAAATAGGCACCTCAAAACAAAAGTCATCCAGTAACATTTCCAAAACCTTTTCAACACAGTACAAATCCAAATTAAATGCTGTCACATCGGCAGTGTGAGGTTAaatgcacagagagaaagattaCATGCATGGCTGGTTTCAAATTGATACAAACAAGATGGACATGGAGCTGATTTTGACCAATCAATTAATCCTGTATTTGAAACAAGTAGCTTGTAAAATGTGGAGCTAAATTTAGGTTACACCTTACATGTGCATACAACTTTAGTCCACATTCAGGCAAATTAAAGTATCAGATTGGACTTGGATATTAAAGGACGTGGACTACAGCCTCCTCCAGTAGGGGTTCATGTACTcgaggagcagcagagaaagcTATTTACTGAAGATAAGAGTGACTTTTTACGTGTTTTGTTGACATGTCAGTGATTCAAAAATAAGGTTTAAAAGTCAGGAAAGGGACGCTTTGGACTTGTGGTAGAGTGTGTTATGTTTCTGTGAACCTTTGAAACAAAGTGAGCATCTGTGcaaagtgtgtttgagtgaatCCTTTCTCTGCAGAAActctgtgtacacacacacacgcacacgtacaCTCGACAAATGCCTGCTCCAGGATGACTAAACACTCCCATGAACCCTTTCTTTCAGCCATTTGACGGACAAGCCCTCTCGATGGGAGGATCCTGCTGGAAGGGGGGGCTCAGCCTCTGGAGACGGTTCCCAAGGCAACGGGAGCGGGTCAAACATTCCGTCACTGTTGTCTATGGCGACACGGAGTCACATGGACATAACCACACCCCCTCTGCCTCAGGTATGTGTCcgtgagaaaagaaaaagcgtTTTTAGACTAAACAACACAGCTGTAGTACATGTAGAAAAGCTGCATTTGGTCaccgtgtttgtttgttggttttagGTCAGTGCTGAGGTTCTTCGTGTAGCcgagcacagacacagaagaggACTGATGTACCCTCAGATTTTCCACATATTGACCaaggtaaaacattttcttcatttacgAAATTATTAAAATGGCGATGGAGGTGATATAGCAACCACGTCAGAGCTCTTGGTCCTCTCTTTAATCGCTTCCCTCTGTCCCGACTCCTCTACCCGTCACACCCCTCAGGGAGAGATGAAGATGCCAGTGTGTATAGAGGATGAGTGTAACTCTGAGCTgcctcctgcctctctgctgttCCGTGCTGCCAGACAGTATGCATACGGCGTCCTCTTCAGCCTGGCTGAAACGCACCGCCGCCTGGAGAGGCTTGCTCTCCGCAAGAGGGCTCCCCTGGAAGGTAGGTCCTGGGACTTAGTAGAGGGGACTGACTAGGATGATGTGGGAGACGGAGTCATCATTCCTGAGTGTATAAGgactgtaaaaatattcacatttattcTTAGATTGTCCAGCCGTTTTTATACTGACACGCGTCTCTTGCCTCTGTGTTGCAGTTCCTCCAGTGATTATCAAAGAGTGGAGCAGCGGTAAGGCCAAGTCGGCCCTGACTCCAGAGCTGGTTCCGGCCCTGTGTTTCCGGGAGTGGACGTGCCCCAACCTTCGGCGGCTGTGGCTGGGCCGTGCCAGTGAGGACCGCTCCAGGAGAACCAGGGCCTTCCTGGCCTGCCTGCGCTCTGACTGCCCAGCCCTCCTTAACCCAGCACAGGTCCCACAGCATCTGCTGCTCATGTGCTGCGTGCTCAGGTATGATGGTGCTCTACACCACTGCTCGCTTTAGTTAAGTTTACATTGACTAATCACTTGAACCACTTTACAGACAAAAATTCTAGAattttccagcttctcaaatataCAGACTTGCTGCTTTATGATATTGAaaaatgatatgatatgaaTATATGATATGAAAAATTGTAAAGTGTGGGGTTTTCACATGGAGGTTTAGAGATGGTGGATGCAAATTCTTATATGGAGATCTGTTAGTCTTTCTGTCAATCCACAGAAAACTGTCACTTTGTAcactttttgatttgtttaatcAGCGGTGTCTTTATTTTAGGACAAAACTTGGTTAGGCTTTGTTTCAAGCATATCTCATCTAactgacctttttcacagcaggcattttgcactgtcacagcaggaaatgCACAGGTCTAACAACTAATTTTAAAGGGCAGCTACGCCCTTAAATTCAGCTTGAACCCTCTCTGCCATTTAAAAAGAGAACAATGAGGAAGCTTTAGCTACTCCTTCCTGTGTGATATGGAGGCTCAGGGGATGCTGACTGACCACTGCTCAGCGTAGCACGGAGAGCATCACAGAGCCAGCAGTAAGACTTCACCTGCCATGAGAAGCTGCTATCACACTCTGCATTGACAGCCATTCAGAACCACATTTGTGGCCCTTGGAGAGAGTCACAGCGTGGACACCCGTGTTTGTGCAGTATACTTAAGCTCTGTGTTCCTGTTCTAAATTGAGTTTTGTCTTCCTTCTCTCACAGGTATATGATGCAGTGGCCTGGGGGAAGGATCCTCCAGAGACATGAGCTAGATGCCTTTCTGGCTCAGGCTGTTTCCAGCCAGCTCTACGAACCTGACCAGCTACAGGAGCTCAAGGTTAGACTCCCTCAATGTTGGATAATCATTCATCGTTTGTATTTTTCCCCCTACAGATAACAGGTGTTATGCACaattattatgtttttgtactttttttcagtttttttgtggtTCCTATTCAATTTTGCTTGCACAGACTAATGTATCCTCAAGCTCTGTGGTACAGCTGCTGGATATTCTAATTTTACTGCACTCTTATTTTGGTTTTACAAGCAAAATTCTTTGATTTACAACCAACAAGGAGTTGCACACATCTCCCGTGAGACAAGATCTAAGGTGTGCGCCCACACACCTTGTGTTCGGGATCTCATGATTCACTCActattctttatttctttcacttcctttaGCTTTTCTACTACTCATATCTGTGTGCTGCCTACActttaaatgtgctgtaatttcatgtttgtatgCGTCTGTTAGGTAGAGAAGGTGGATGCCCGCGGCGTGCAGCTGGCTTCTCTCTTTATGGCCGGCGTTGACACAGCGCTGTTCATCAATGATGTGTGCGGCCAGCCGTTACCATGGGAACACTGCTGTCCCTGGGGCTTTTTTGACGGCAAGCTGTTCCAGAGCAAACTGGCCCGGGCTGCACGCGACCGGGCTGCCCTGCTGGACATGTGTGAGGGGCAGgtatggagtgtgtgtgtgtgagtgtgagtaatCATGTGACAGAAATGAGTAAGTAAGTAACAGTCATCCATCCACCTATTAGCTCTACCCGTCCGTGGTTCTCGGGGCAGGTAGCCAGTCACTGacagggctgacacataaagacagacagccatTCACGATCACATTTACTGCCTGTTAACCTAACGTGGATGTCTTTGACCTGAAGGTCTGTGTGGTACGT
It includes:
- the fam120c gene encoding constitutive coactivator of PPAR-gamma-like protein 2; this encodes MGVQGFQEYLEKRCPGAAVPVDLLKLARTAARQPPHHHHPHHHPHHPGPMPPPPPPARILIDADSGLQRLYGGYQTDWVCGGEWNAMLGYLAALSQACLYQGGLELVVVFNGTLGKERWPEWARRAQSQRQTAQLIVNHVGSKATPPPRAWFLPPACLSHCVRLAMFRFRVRVVQTLEDHHQEVLSLYRDFGFAGLIAQDSEFALCNVPAYFSSHALKLSWNGKNLTTHQYLLSEAARQLGLKTQHLPCFAALLGNHILPDEDLAAFHWSLLGPEHPLASLKVRAHQLVLPPCEVVIKAVSEYVSSIKDLGNLDAIARDVFKQSQSRMEDKVERFKKAVEYFSAASKPRSPNMGPSSFILPGFGPNPFGGPPGHMGPMQPGKNQFPLPQVPGLKPPYQNAPYGPGSTPLFQNPPPPSQDCNDSLTGKMGFSDWSAPYDSTQGGSRLPNHHTSTQSGPSPSPSSSSDGDEPNDSNTNHLTDKPSRWEDPAGRGGSASGDGSQGNGSGSNIPSLLSMATRSHMDITTPPLPQVSAEVLRVAEHRHRRGLMYPQIFHILTKGEMKMPVCIEDECNSELPPASLLFRAARQYAYGVLFSLAETHRRLERLALRKRAPLEVPPVIIKEWSSGKAKSALTPELVPALCFREWTCPNLRRLWLGRASEDRSRRTRAFLACLRSDCPALLNPAQVPQHLLLMCCVLRYMMQWPGGRILQRHELDAFLAQAVSSQLYEPDQLQELKVEKVDARGVQLASLFMAGVDTALFINDVCGQPLPWEHCCPWGFFDGKLFQSKLARAARDRAALLDMCEGQEELVSKVEKMRQAILEGINLSRPPPPPPPLPPPAFLPPAMVPPFYPMPPLYPPRPMGGMPPHHHPHHPHHPAQHRPRAFPGIQSIPPQGGKLEIAGMVVGQWAGNKPVRGRGGFNMQVVSVGAGRGRGKEIPAKARGVKKTPANRTQTSSPPPPSTPPKPSEEAGSMPEVATQQLNGSSAASAIGQPLELAPLAQPIPCALASRDNQSEGVEVEAPCCLDDCPSDGALQKEE